Part of the Neorhodopirellula lusitana genome is shown below.
TCTCGAGTCGGTTGTCTAAACGCTCCAGGAACGTTTGCATCGGCTTGATGGGAACTACCGTTGGCGAACTTGCGTGTTCGTCCCAACCAGCGGGCATGGATCCGACGCCGATTGAAAGCGCATCAAACGAAATCGGTTCGTGATCGCTGAAGTGGATCTTTGACGAATCTCGGTCGATACCGATCGTGTTCACCAGCAGCAGCTTGGCCCCTGCCTGATCCGCGAGACACTGCAGGTTGATTCGCATCTCGTCGTCACGAAACTGATCGCCCAGCGTCCCCGGTAGCATCCCTGAATAGGTTGCCGACGGGTATTGGCTGATGCAGGTCAATTCGCATCCCGGAATCGGTTCGCTGGCCCACTGTTTTAGGACGTGTGCGTTGGTGTGCCCGATTCCGAGTAAGACGATTTGCTTGGCGGTTGTCGATGTTGTGTTGGACATCCTTTGAGTCACTGGGATCGCAACCAGGAAGTGTAGCCGCCGCTGATGTTGACCACGTTGAAGCCGCGTTGCATCAAGACTCGAGTGGCCAAGTACCCTCGCTGGCCAACTTTGCAGTACGCTGCAATCGTCTTGTCCTTGGGAACTTCATCGGTGTGTTCTCGCAACACTTCGATCGGGATATTGGTCGCACCCGGGATATGACCGGCAGCGAATTCGGCTTCACTTCGTACGTCCAGCAAGAACATCTGGGGATCGATGGAGTCAACATGCACGACCGGTTGGTCTCCGCGAATCACGCCAGCGGCGACGAAGCCTGCCATGTTGATCGGATCCTTAGCATGCCCGTACTGCGGTGCGTAGCACAGTTCAGCTTCTTCCAAATCTTCGACTGTCATGCCGCCTTGAATCGCCATCGCGATGACGTCGATGCGTTTGTCGACTCCGTCCCCACCGACGGCCTGCGCTCCCAGAATAACGCCTGTTTTGGGGGCGTATATCAGCTTGAGTGTGAGCGCTTCGGCGCCGGGATAGTAGCCGGCGTGGTTGGCGGGGTGGATATAGACTTTCTCGTAATCGATGTCCAATCGCTTGAGTTGCTTCTCGCTCAGTCCCGTCATTGCGGCGGTCTTCTCAAAGACGCCAACTACGGCCGTGCCTTGAGTACCGCGATAGCTCGATTGCCGACCGAAGATGTGATCGGCTGCAATTCGCCCCTGACGGTTGGCGGGACCGGCCAGTGGAATTTGAGTGGGGGTTTTGGAAACAAAGCAACTCACTTGGGTGACGTCGCCCACCGCGTAGATGTCGGGGTCGTTGGTCTGCATTTGGTCGGTCACGATAATGCCGCCACGGTCCCCGCACTGGATTCCGGCGTCAGCGGCGAGTTGGCTTTCCGGACGAACGCCAATGCAGACCACCGCGAAGTCGGACTTCAGTGCCTGTCCGGATTTCAGGTTGATGGTCAGCCCGTCGGGGCCATCATCGAAGCTGGTTGCCGATTCGCCTAACAGGATGTCGACACCTTGCGCACGGATGTGTTCGTCAATGGGGGCGATCATCTCTTGGTCCCAAGGTGGCAGAACCTGTTCGCTTAACTCGACAATTGTGGTGTGGATTCCTCGACGCACGAGGTTCTCAGCGACTTCGATGCCAATGAATCCGGCTCCCACGATGGTCGCTCTCGTGACACCTGACGTTGCCAATTCGTACATGCGATCGGCATCATTGAGGTCGCGAAGTTCGAGCACGCGCGGGCCATCGATTCCCGGCAACGGTGGGCGAAATGGGGAAGCTCCCGTCGCGATGATCAACTTGTCGTAGGTTTCAGTGTATTCCTCGCCTGACTCCAGATTTCGTACGCTGACTTGCTTGTTGTCTCGGTCGATTTGAACGAC
Proteins encoded:
- a CDS encoding FAD-dependent oxidoreductase, which codes for MKIVIVGGVAGGASAAARARRLCDNAEIIVLERGHYPSFANCGLPYYVGGKIQSRNKLLVAPIDMLRQRHRLDVRIRSEVVQIDRDNKQVSVRNLESGEEYTETYDKLIIATGASPFRPPLPGIDGPRVLELRDLNDADRMYELATSGVTRATIVGAGFIGIEVAENLVRRGIHTTIVELSEQVLPPWDQEMIAPIDEHIRAQGVDILLGESATSFDDGPDGLTINLKSGQALKSDFAVVCIGVRPESQLAADAGIQCGDRGGIIVTDQMQTNDPDIYAVGDVTQVSCFVSKTPTQIPLAGPANRQGRIAADHIFGRQSSYRGTQGTAVVGVFEKTAAMTGLSEKQLKRLDIDYEKVYIHPANHAGYYPGAEALTLKLIYAPKTGVILGAQAVGGDGVDKRIDVIAMAIQGGMTVEDLEEAELCYAPQYGHAKDPINMAGFVAAGVIRGDQPVVHVDSIDPQMFLLDVRSEAEFAAGHIPGATNIPIEVLREHTDEVPKDKTIAAYCKVGQRGYLATRVLMQRGFNVVNISGGYTSWLRSQ